GGCGGGCCGTGCGAGATTTGGGCCGTCGATTCTTGCGACACCCATCACAACGCTGATCACCGCTACCAGAAACAAAGCGAGGCCCGCCGTGCATCACGGCGGGCCTCGCTGTTTGGTGTGGTTGCGTTACCGGAGTGCGTCGTCAACTCATCCGCGAAGTCATCGAGTAGTGCGCCGGCCCGGCCTACTGAAAACTGAACACTGAAAACTTCAAACTCCTTACTTCGCCAACTCATTCATCTCCATCAGTTGTGGCAACGAGTTGGATGAATCGGCGTTGCGATGCGGGACGCGAACCTTGGTGTTCACCGGGACCCGTAAGTAGATGCGGAAGAGATGAATCTTCTGCACGGGACGGGCCCAACTGGGGGCCACGACGGCATCGTTCACATGCTGTCCGGCGCCAATGATGCCCAAGTCGTTGTGATAGATGTCGTCTTTGCAGCCAGCGGCGGTGCAGGTGCGCTGAAACTGCACATGGCCGTCCTCGTACAGGACGTTCTGCCCGCGGCCTTCGTGATTCGCGCTCACATCGCCGCTATCCTGAGGGCTGGACGAATCGGCCACCAAGGCAAAGCGGGCGCGCCCCTGATTCTTGTTGCCCAAGTAACGGCCGTCCTTCTCATAGCCCAGGGCATAGCCGTAGCTGCCTCCCATGCTGCGTTGCAGTTCCAAGAGCGGCGCGCCTTCGGCCTTACCGATGCTCGCCATAGTGACAGGCGCCTGATCGGCCGCCGCTTGCGGCGACGAGGGGCAAAGCAAGGATCGCGAATTCTCGAGGTAGCGACCGTCGGTCAGCGTCGGACCGAAGATGCCGGCCGCGGCGTAGTTCCCTTCGGTCGGCACGTACGGGAAGTACCCGCCATGCTGTTGGCTGTATTGCCAGAGGCCGTTGCTGACCTGACGGAGGTTTTCGCTACAGTAAGCCACCTGCTGATCGAAGCGACTTTTCATTACCGAGGGGAAAAACAACATTGAAGCCACAAACAACACCGAGGCTGCCACGGCAAGGTCGAGCCATCGCCAGGTTGTCCGCTGCTCCCCGTATTCGACCTGTACGGCCGGCGCATTCGCTTGCCGCTCGATGAACTGGCAGCAACGTTCCGCCAAACCCAGCGGCGGAGCGGAATGTTCTGCATCCGAGCGGAGCGGCGTCAACGCGCGCCGTAAGACTTGCACCGAACGCTGCAACTGCGGGTCGGACGCCAGTCGCGACTCCAGCGCCTCGCGCTCGTCGCTCTCCAGGGCGTCCAACAGGTAGCCCAGCAACTCGATTTCGGTGTCAGGTTGTTTAGCGTTCATGGCGGCTGTGTTCGGAGTTGTTCCACGCTTCATTGAGACGCAACATCGCCGTATGCAGGCGGCTCTTCACGGTTCCAACCGGCACTTTCAAGATTTCCGCGGCTTCGCGGTATTTCAGTCCTTGGTGGTAGATCAAATTCACGGCCACTTGCAGCGTCTCCGGCAGCTTGGCCACGGCATCGCGGGCCCAATCGCGCCGCTCCACCGCTTCCAGGTTGTCGTCCGGCGACGGGTCCCGGGCTTCCAGCAGGTCCAGCAAAGCCCCCGGTTCGCTTTCGCCGTCTTCGCCGTGACGCCGGTCGAGGCTGACCAGCTTGTGTCGCTTGTTTCGTCGTTGGCAGTCGATGGCCTGGTGCGTGGCGATGGTGTACAACCACGGGCGCACCTTGCGTTCGGACTCGAACTGCTGGCATTTCAGATGGACTTGCAGGAAGGTCGCCTGAAAGACATCTTCGGCCAGGGTCGCGTCTCCAAGGTAGCGTTGCAGGTAGCTGTACAGCTCGCGCTCGTACCGTTTCACCAGTTCGTTAAACGCCCGCCGATCCGCCTGGGCGCGGTATTTCAGCAGCAACTCTTCGTCCGAGAGTTCGGCCAGGGGAGGGGCGGCGTTGGGGGAGCTGGGAGGGCTAATCGAACTGCACTCTCTCTGATACGCATGGCGGGGTGAGGAGTTCACCGAGCGGCCAAGAAAATCCGTTGTCTGTCCGCGTAAGGCTACCATGTTTCACCGTATCCGAGTGGGGTGAGGAGCAATTGCTGGAGGAGTTTGAAGTTTTCAGTGTTCAGTTTTCAGTGAGGACAGCGCGGCCCCGATCGCTGAAAACTGAACACTGAAAACTTCAAACTCGCTCAAAACCCTGATAACCGCTCCAAATCGCAAGTCCCGTGCCTAGGGGTGAAAATCTCGTGTACAAACGCTACGCATGGATCGCGCCTGGCGACGTAAACGCCTTCTTTGGCTTGATGTTGGATAACATTGGCGTGCTGGTTTTGTCGGTCACGCTGCTCGCCGCCAAGTTCGGTTTCCCGGCAACTTTTGCACTCCGTTACATGGTGCCGGGCTCGGCGTTGGGGGTCTTGGTAGGAGACCTCGCCTTTACCGCCTTGGCGTTCTGGGTCGCCCGGCGAACCGGGAAGACCGACGTCACGGCCATGCCGCTCGGCATCGACACCCCCAGTACCTTCGGGATGGTGTTCTTCGTGATCGGGCCGGCGTTCCTAGCCGCTCGGGCGTCGCAACTCGACGTCGACGCTGCGGCCCGTTACGCCTGGCACATCGGCATCTGGTCGATTCTCTGGAGCGGACTTTTCAAGCTGGCCTGCGCGCCTTGAGCGGCTGGGTTCACCGGTTGATCCCGCGTGCCGGCCTGCTCGGCTCCCTGGCGGCGATCGCGC
The Planctomycetia bacterium DNA segment above includes these coding regions:
- a CDS encoding sigma-70 family RNA polymerase sigma factor; the encoded protein is MVALRGQTTDFLGRSVNSSPRHAYQRECSSISPPSSPNAAPPLAELSDEELLLKYRAQADRRAFNELVKRYERELYSYLQRYLGDATLAEDVFQATFLQVHLKCQQFESERKVRPWLYTIATHQAIDCQRRNKRHKLVSLDRRHGEDGESEPGALLDLLEARDPSPDDNLEAVERRDWARDAVAKLPETLQVAVNLIYHQGLKYREAAEILKVPVGTVKSRLHTAMLRLNEAWNNSEHSRHER